Genomic window (Ananas comosus cultivar F153 linkage group 16, ASM154086v1, whole genome shotgun sequence):
CAAATTGTCGGTATGTTAAAAGTTAAGGGCCAAAGGTGCAATTTATCCAGTAAACGACTCATTCTTGTTTGTGTGATTGTATCTCTCTTCCTTTCATTCGTTCATCAGCAAAAGATGGTGGTGATCCATCCATGCACCGAAAATTCTACAggaccttctcctcctcttcgtctcctctcctctcctcctccctcctcctccaccaaacCCTAATCCAAAGCCCTCACCATCTCCCCCCATCACcatctctcccctctctctcccccctctccccAACCCGCCGCTCCACCGTCGACCTCATCGTCTCCGCCCTCCGCCATTGCCCCCACCTCCCCCTCTCCACCCGTCGCGAATCCACCTCCTCCCTTCCTCGGCCCCCGCGAGGTcgccctcgtcctcctccgctcccaatcccctcccctccctcctcttcctccgctgGCCCTCccacctccccctccccctcccgcTCCACTTCTCCCCCCTCCTTCAGCCGCTCCTCCCGCCGCCGCACCGCCTTTAcctccctcctccgctcccAGCCGACGCCTTTgcctccctcgccgccgccgccgccgccgccgagtgCAACTGGAGCCCCGCCGTCTTCGGCCTCCTCGTCAGGGTCCTCGCCCGATCGGGCCGCGTCGCCGATGCGCTCCGCGCGTGCTGCCGCGCGCTCCGGATCGGCCTCCCCCCCGACGCCGCCGCCTTCAATTGCCTCCTCTGCGCTCTCGTCAACGCGGGCCAGTTCGACCTCTCGTGGAAGCTCTATCGCCGCATGCGGAGCGCCGGGGTCGACCCGAATTCGTACACTTTCAATATCTTGATCCGTGCCCTGTGCCGGGGAGAGGGCGCGGAGAAGGCCGGGGAGTTCTTGGAGGAGTGGGAATCCGATGGGTTCGATCCCGATATCGTGACCTACAATACCTTGCTCGATGGGTATTGCAGGAGAGGGAGATTGGGCGACGCGCTCTACCTGTTCGACGTAATGTTCCGCAGAGGGGTCGAGCCCGACTTGGTTTCCTACACTGTTCTGGTGAATGGGTTGTGTAGAGATGGGCGCGTGGCGGAAGCACGCCGGCTGTTCAATCGAATGCTTCAGAGAGGCCTCAGCCCGGACGGCCTCGCCTACCGGGCTCTTATAGCTGGGTATTGCAAGAAAGGCAGGATGAGGGAGGCGAGGGCTCTGCTTAATGAGATGATTTCGAGCAGGTTGGTGCCCGATAGCATTACCTGCGGGGTGGTCGTCGAAGGACATGTGAAGTGTGGGAAGTTGCTTTCTTGCTTGAATCTGGTCGTGCAACTTCGGAAATATGGGATTGTCATTTCTTTGGATAGCTACGAGAAACTAGTCAGTGCACTGTGTGCGGAGGACCGGCCGAATGCGGCGAGGAACCTACTGAATTGGATGCTGCAAGATGGGTATAGTCCGAATTTGAAGATATATAATTTGATCGTCGATTGCTTTTGTAAATGTGATTGTGTG
Coding sequences:
- the LOC109722550 gene encoding pentatricopeptide repeat-containing protein At5g40400 gives rise to the protein MVSKHEPLLPPPHRLYLPPPLPADAFASLAAAAAAAECNWSPAVFGLLVRVLARSGRVADALRACCRALRIGLPPDAAAFNCLLCALVNAGQFDLSWKLYRRMRSAGVDPNSYTFNILIRALCRGEGAEKAGEFLEEWESDGFDPDIVTYNTLLDGYCRRGRLGDALYLFDVMFRRGVEPDLVSYTVLVNGLCRDGRVAEARRLFNRMLQRGLSPDGLAYRALIAGYCKKGRMREARALLNEMISSRLVPDSITCGVVVEGHVKCGKLLSCLNLVVQLRKYGIVISLDSYEKLVSALCAEDRPNAARNLLNWMLQDGYSPNLKIYNLIVDCFCKCDCVQEVLELKDEMVGRDIRPNLETYRILISCLCRLGKSSEGEILMAEMIDSGLMPDSLICSALVHCCCRRREFGKAESLLTYFSQELVIYDNESYNALMRAYCEENDMAESLELQDRLLTLGFVPSSETCKSMIYTLSRNEIHG